In Acidobacteriota bacterium, the DNA window CACTGTTCGCCGGGATGAAAAAGTAGCGGCAACGCGCTCAGCTTTTTGGTGAACTCAGCCAACGTGAGATCGCCCGACAGCAGGTTGGCCGCGCGGTATTGCCGGTCTACGGGCGTGTCGCCAAAGAGGCCGTAAGTCAGCCCCGATGTATGCGACATCAAATCGCGCACTGCAATCGGACGCTTGGGTTTCACCAGCGCGCCGTTCTCGCCATAGACCTGCACGTCTTTGAATTCGGGCAAGTACATCAACAACGGGTCGTCCAACTGAAACTTGCCTTCTTCGTAAAGCAGCATCGCCGCGACGGTCGTGATGGGCTTGGTCATTGAGTAAATGCGAAAAATCGCATCGCTCTTGAGCGGCCTGCCCGCTTCGGCATCAGCCTGGCCCGCCGCAGCGAGATGCACCAGCTTGCCGCGCCGCGCCACCAGCGTAAGCGCGCCGACCAGTTTGCCCTCTTTGATTTTTCGCGCAAACAGTTGATTGATGCGCTCCAGCCGTTCGGACGAAAGCCCGACGGCTTCAGGTTTGACCGGCGCAGCCGTCTGGCCGTACACCGGAATCAGCGCGTACAGCACCAATGCTGTCGCGCGCAGCAATGCCCATGTTCTTTTCATGAAGTTCGCTCCTTGCTTGCTCGTTTAGCCCACCTTTGTCGTCTGATGCGCCACCATCTGCCAGCGCCCTTTCAGTTTGGAATAGACGTGAATCATCCGCGCATCCACAGTGCGATCCGCGCCATTCGTTTTCAGCTTGATGATCGCGTGGCAAGTCACAATCGCCGTGTCCCCGTACAAATTGACCTTCACGTCATCGCGGTCAATGGACACGTATTTCGTCGTGCCCGTTTTGAAGTTGGTGAGGTACTTCGTCTTGTCGTCTACGCGGCCATCGGAATGCGTGTAAACCAACGTGTCGGCATAAAAGGTTTCCAGCTTGGCGGCATCGGCTTTGGTCAGCGCGTCCACCCATTCCTGTTCCAGTTTCAAGACGGCCTGTTCGAGGCCGCTGCCTTTTTGGGGGACGGCTTGGGCAATCAATGCCACGCTCATCAACAGGCCAACAATCCACAAGGTTCTTTTCATGTCTGATGCTCTCCAAAGCCGCTCAGCGGCTCTTTGTGTTTTCGTGTTTGGTGACAGCTTGGTTACGGCTTGCGCGGATGCTTTTTCTTCCACTCTTCAAATTCTTTTTCAGCTTCCGGGCTGAGCCGTGGATAAATATCGCGGGTCTTATATTTGCCGCTCTTCATCGCCTCTTCCTTGAAATCTTCGGTATAGGTTTGATTTTCGGCGGCCTTGATCACCTCGTCCGCGATTTGCGGCGGGAAAACGAGCAAGCCTTCTTCGTCACCGACCACAACATCGCCGGGCAACACCGTGATCGAGCCGATGCGCACAGGCGCATTCCACTCGACGCCGATTTGATCGGCCATCGCCGAAGCGTGCGCGCCCGCGTAATACACCGGGAAATCCTTCCATTGCAGAAAGCCGTTCAGATCGCGGATGCCGCCATCCACGACGATGCCAGCGGTTTTGCGCAGCTTGATGGCAAGGCCGGTCATCGTGCCCATAAACGTGGCGCGTTCGACCATGCCGCCCAATTCGACCACGACTACATCATCGGCATTGGCGTCTTCGCCACCGCGCGTGTTGAAGCGGTAATCCCAATCGCCTTCTTTCGCCAGTTGCTGCACGGCTTCATCCACGTCGGGGCGAAGCGGCAAATAGCGCAAGGTCGTGGCACGGCCCACCATCTTCAGGCCGGGCTGGGTGGTTTTGAGGTGGCTGACAAAACAGTTCTTGTAGCCTTTGTTTTGCACCGCGCCCCAGAGGTTTTCGATTTGCAGGGTTTTGATTTTTG includes these proteins:
- a CDS encoding nuclear transport factor 2 family protein, with the protein product MKRTLWIVGLLMSVALIAQAVPQKGSGLEQAVLKLEQEWVDALTKADAAKLETFYADTLVYTHSDGRVDDKTKYLTNFKTGTTKYVSIDRDDVKVNLYGDTAIVTCHAIIKLKTNGADRTVDARMIHVYSKLKGRWQMVAHQTTKVG